AAATGCTTTGCAACACCGAACACCTCTGTGTAAGTTCATAAACAAAAGCTGGTTTATCATTTCCCACTGCAACCGTGtatatgtgtttctgtgtgggtttgtgtgtaaGCGTCTAACCAGGCTTGCAGCTCTTGCTCTGCCTTGGCCCTGTCCCGCTCCAGGCCTTTATACAGCTCATTGGTGATCTTCTTCCTCAGGGCCTCTTCATCAACTGgggacaaaaacagaagaaaggcAGAAAGAGTGTTAGAGAGGAAggtagtaagtaagtaaacaaCTGTTGTTTGCTGACAGGCATATTGTGTTTGTTGGGACACTGAATACAGTAATACTGtctgaaaagttaaaaaaaaaaatagaggggggtaataatagtttttttttcaacagatgTTAGAAAACCTGCATTCAaatcaaaaaaatatgatgagaatgatgtttataatgtgttttttaagttGTGTATGTTCTCTTcgtgctttgtgtgtgtgaagcagggTGAGAtgaacatgtatgtgtgtgtctgtaagtgtCAAAACCAGCAAGAACACACATCAAAAAGGACCTAGTGTATTAGAAAATAACATCacaacacacttaaacacaaaaagagaaaaaaatgcctACTTTTTTGCttaacacatatacacacacaaaccaaagcGCAGCACCTCCCTATCTACCTATATTCATGTCAGGGACATCATACATGTATGACTCCATGTCCTCGCTGGTCTATCTTGGCAGGTAATTAAGCATGAAAGTAAAGATGCCAGCCGGCGACCAGGCCAAAACGTGCTCTGAAGACAGAAGTGCCATGCGGTGTGCTGCAGCACTGCAATGAATGGGGGAGTGTCTGAGTGTGTCAAGATTACTCTCACACTGCATTAGTTAGATGGGATAATCCCTATTGTCAGAGTCTATTATTACCTGGTAACATGTGGTAACAGCGGGCCGGTTGAAGGGTAAACATATACCCGTAAAGACCTAATTCCATCTTAATCAGattaacaatataaaacaatttgtaCAAAgctattatttttcttatcatcTTGGGGCTGTCACTACCAAATCAGGGGATGTTATCTAAAAATCAAATGGCTTTTCATATAAAAAGAGTTCCATGAAATAGCTTTAAGATTTCAGTgatgtttaagaaaaaaaaaaaaacaactgcgGTTGAACTGAAGGACACCAGTTACCAAGAGATGGCTGCTTTTAATGCAACTGGTGTCATGGATACATAAAATCTGTGCTCATTAacatgcatctctctctctccaccttctGTCATTTTAGTCCTCTTCACCTCCTTTGGCAGCTTTGTCACACCCACACTGTTAATAATTTGCTCTCAAgtgactttcctgctttaacacACAAAACCAGAGCATAGTAAACTTAATCCTTTCTCTGATTTCCACCTTCCGTAACCTCCTCTTCTCTGCAGCAAATGGCGCATAACAAGAACACACAGCATGACAACTCTTGGGTACGGTAAAGAGAACGAATAAGCGTCAGGTAGAGAGAGGTTTAGGTGTGACAAGGCTTCAGAAGAAACACTGGTGCAAAGAGAGGAGGGTGATTGACAGTTGACAACTTTTTGCTGCATAGTGTATCCTCAAAGACAGAGGCTGCTGTCACCGACTGTCCAGAGCGTGAGAAAATAATATCCATCATGTTTGACAGCACTCCGAAGCTCCATTGATCTCACTGCAGAGGAGAGTCTAATTACAACTCTGTTAAGAACTGCAGCAGAAATACAACCTGTAGGGCTTAAATCCAGACAGAGGTTCTGCCACGTGGATGTCTGTCAAGTAACAATGTAgttataatgttattttatatctgatgaatatgaaaacatcaaATGATATGCAATGGTTGTCTTCTATGTACAATGATAATGATTAAAAGTTAGACATGTAGAAATGTGAGTTTTAGTTGCAGTACATGTGAGATACTGTCACTGTCTCCTGGATACTAGAGCTGggcaatatataaatataatgtacagtaatatGATGATGTATATCGCTCATATTTCCCAAATCTAATTGGGTCTGAGTAAAAAAGTCAGATTTGTTTACTCCAACAGCAACGTAGTAAATGGACAggcaaatgtcacattttgccATAATGAAACTTGTGCTTACACAGCTTTAAGCCACAGTGAGTCAGTCTGTACACTGGATACCCAACTCAAGTGGCGCTTTAAGTCAGAGGTTAAACCCTGTCATTACAAACTTTTTTCCCCATCAGGTAAGACTGGCATTTCAGCATCAACTGccctttaaaatatttcatacttacaatgaaaatatatacCCTTTGGCCTTGCACtatgaaaagtaaaaatttaAAAGTCCTCTGAGTTCAGGCAAGCCTAAGCAACTCTTCATTTATCACCACATCCTCTCCGCCCCTGCGGAGAGAGGCTTCTGATAGCTAGAGGGCCTCCGGGGTCAGCCGGAGAACAGGTTCTGATATGATAAACACTCTCTGGGGTCCTTGAGGGAGGCTGGTTGGGGTCAGAGACAATTCCGGATCAACAGAGCCTTGTCAATCCTGAGTAGGacatgtaaatgttaaaaagattaaaaactcATCATCTTTTTAGACATGACCCACTCCTTTCCTTTTTCCACCAATCGCTACACCTTGTGGAAAAACCCatagaggaggaaaagaggcGGTGGAGCACAGGCTATTGGCAGTGGAGATAATAGACGAAGGCAAATTGCGTTTCTCATCAGAAGTTTCATTAACCCTAGGACCCGCGTGGAGGGCATAATCTGTAACATTACCACTTCCTCACGTTTCCAGCTTGCGCTTAGTCGAGTCACCGCGCACATTTCACTATGTtcaaataggaaaaaaaaaaaaaagaaagaaaaaagccaaCAGCAAGCTCCCAGCCCTGGCAGGCAGGTgccatttctgattttattcaCAGTCCTTTTAATTCAACCTCATGTTATAGAATAGAGCCTAACTGATGGTTTCACAAGATAACAAGAAAAGTCAGTTTCAAAACGAGAGTGATATATTTCACAAGTTTCACAATCACATTTATGcgcgcgcacacgcacacacgctaAGTCACCCACAATTCTCCCATTGTTTTCCTTTGTCTCTCCCTTTTCCCCATTCTCTCTGCTGCACCTGGGAGACATCTTTAAGTAGGCTATTAGTCGAGTGCAGTGTGTGGGCTCTGGTATATGAATATTTATAGCACATTGGAGAAGGTGTAGGAGGTTCAACCTTGACTATGGTGTAATCAGCACACATACTGACTCAGGCCATGATTTAGAGACAGCCGACCTGCTGGGAGCCTCACTCGATACCCAACTCTCGTGGACACACATAATCAATGTCCGCCTCATTAAGGTCATACCCTTTCAGGATTGGGCTGAACTTTGCAACTTTTTAACGagattcacattcacattcatcgtacctttttttttttcggttCTTTAAAAAGAGCATGCTAGATCAATCGTCCAAGTtgacttttttcctctccttcataGTAGTTGGTGAGCTTGGCACATATTAAGCTGTTATTATTGAGGTGACCGTGAAAAGAGAAGGGCCAGTGCCTGACAGGAGTCAACCATGAGCATAGTCACCGTGGTGGCTATGaagcaacattaaaaatacagccaatacaaacacacacacaatcctggACACTGCAGATATACTGTGCACACAATAAGATGGAGAGTGGAGAAAGAGAGTCCTTTCTCTGCTTTGCCTGTTCTCAAAATTTACAATCAGTGTTTCTacactgaaagaggaaaaaatggacAGACACTGCAGCGATAACAACTTCACATCCTCAATAGAAAATTTAAGGATTACATCCATAACTGACCCCTTGAAGAAGAAATTTAACATCTTTAATGAAAACACTGTGTTGTACCTCGGAAGCAGCTGGCAATTTCTCATAATGACTACACTCAACACTCTCCACACCCATTACAAAATTAAGTGAGATATTGTTGTATTTATCTTTCTATCTGGAAACCAATTAGCACAAACAATGGaagaataatttaattaaacatgGGGGGAAAAATCTGTTCTGAAAGTGGCCCCAGAGCTactggaaaacacaaaaaagtgcTTTGTGgaatatacatgaaaaaaatctattaaaggtgcagtgtgtagaatttagtggcatctagtggaacagacttggcagaaatggaatataatattcataagtatgttttcattagtgtataatcacctgaaaataaggttgcgtttttgttaccttagaatgagccctttatatctacatagggagtgggtcctcttccatggaggctgccatgttgcaccgccatgtttctacagtagcccagaacagacataccaaacactggctctagagagggcctttcgcgtTTTTCGCGGGTTTcacggccactgtaggttctcctacatgcttggaaggggagggtgaggggtattcagttggttgcactCTGCAAcgtcaccactagatgccactaaatcctacacacatacacacacacacacccacctcCTTCACTTACTGAGGCCGCGTGGTTTGTTGTGTGAAACTGCGGAGGTGTCGTTTTAATCACTGGAGTTAGTGTGGCGTGGCATAAGTTGGCCTTTTTTAATTACCTTATTGATTGAGCACAGTCAAGGATGGGGAAGCCTGCCCACACCCTGGATGCCACCCTCTGAAGAACCTGCACCCACGCCCTGTTCTGTACTGTGTAATGAACAGGTAACATTCAAATGTCCTCTGCCAGATGTGTCAAGAGATAAGGGACGTGCAACCACACTAAGCAGATAATAATTCTGAAACTTTACTTTGAGAGAGAAGTGGGAAGAAGAGTAAGTCAGTCTGCGTGTTTAAATTATTGCATTTTGCAAATTATCGCGACTAAAACAATGAAACTCTCTCAGTGTAGTTTCATGCTAAACTACAAATATCAGCGCTatcctgaaactgaaactatcttaatattttattaaattcttTTGCATTTCTCAATCTATTTAAGATTCCCCATAAAACAAGACTTAACCTTTGGTAAAAGGTTCAACAAAGatcaaaaaaacaagaacaaaaaatatCGGCTACTGCTGAGGTTAGCCTCAGTATTTTGAGTGCTTTCACAAACTGCAGTAAGGACAAGGGTTATTAAGACAGCTTGAGCTCACGAGTGACGAGGCAGAATGGAGGGCCACTAATTATAGCAtcaatttattaacattattacaaGAAagaattaatcatttcattaaCAATTTGGGAATGGCAATGAATCATAATATGACCAAGGCTACTGTGAgacccattttttaaaatgaagactAATTACAATCTGCAAGAAAAGCTGGAGACAAAAAGCTTAAGGTGGCTTAAAGTAAACACccacacaataaacacaattaaaattCAATGTAGCTTGGACTTAAAATAAATCCTTGGACAGTTCATCCCCACATAACCTTTGCCTTCTAATTAACCATGCTACTGAAGAAGTGCCCCAAACAACTCAGGATAAAATGAGCCATTACCAAGAacaatacacttttttttaataaatgagcattcaTTCCTGCCTCTTGTTAAGAGGAAAAGGACACAAGTTCAAAACtaagtgaacatttttttaatggaaaatgtTTCTGGTCTCACTTCTTATTAGCTTTGAACTCAAAAAGTATGTAGTAAGTTCTCACACGACTCCTCATCATATATTTTTCTGTACATGAAATGTGGGATCATGGTAAGCTTGTCTTTGTCTTAACAGTAACTGAGCTACCCTTGACCACCAGAAAACTAAATCAATACCATATTTCTGAATAACAAGCTTTATAAAGCAATAAATCTGGGGAGATTCCACTACCTCAACTGCTTTCTCCACCATACATATTTATTAACACCAGATGTGTTGCAAATACTTATCTTCACAATACGGGAACAAAACTCACCCGCTGGTGCGGCAGGAGGTGGCGGGACTGGACTCGACTCAGGTACTACCACTGGCTCATGGACAGGAGCAGGAGATACTGGCTCTGGGACAGGGGCAGGAGATACTGGCTCCACTGAGGGCTGAGGAGGAGGTGCAACTGGTTCACAAGGAGCAGTAAATTCAGGCAGGGGAGGTGCAGCAAATGGCTCAGCCAGCTGTGGGGAGAAAGTGTCCCCTGAAAGATCAAGGGGTGCTGGCAGGGTGGTGACAGACTCGAAAacaggaggaggggaagagaggggTTCCGATTCAGGAAGAGGGGGAGAGGTGATGGGTTCAATCTTGACAGGAAGGACAGGCGGCATGGGTTCAGCTACGAATGGAGGAGCACTGGATTCAATCACAGGGGGAGGAGCAATGGGTTCAATCACAGGGGGAGGAGCAATGGGTTCAATCACAGGGGGAGGAGCAATGGGTTCAATTACTGGAGGAGGAGCAATGGGTTCAATTACTGGGGAAGGAGGAGCAATGGATTGATTGATGGGAGGAGACAATGGTTCAATTACaaggggaggaggagcaggCATAGTTATGGCTTCCACCACAGCAGGAGCAGGGCAGGGAGCAGGGATTTGGGGATCAATGGGggcagaaggaggagggagagatgtAGGCAAAGTTACCAGCtcaacagcagcagtagcaggaggaggagttgcCACCACAGGCTCAAAAGCAGGAGCAGCGacaacattagcagcagctggGGGTGATGAAGCTGGGAGCACCATGTCAATTATGGTGGGTGCTGCTACCTGTTCTGTAGGAAgttgaggaggaggtggtggaggtgcaGCCACTGTCTCTGTGGCAGATGGAacaggtggaggaggagctgaaggTGCAACGGGTTCtacaagaggaggaggaggaggcaagGAGGTGATCGGGTCAAAGGGGGGAGGCACTGGCcgcaggagaggagagggagtgaGGGTGGGCGCCACGGGAGGTGGCGTCGGAGTGGGAACATGTTGATGTTTCGAAGGAGATGCAGGTTCCCTCATGCGGTTGATGACATTCTCAGAAAGCTGCAAAGGAGAGTGGAAGAAAAGTTTAACTTGAACAATGAGAATGATTTATAGGAATACTTTGACATAAATACACCatttatctcatttgtttatctGTACACAAATAGTTACAGTACATAACTCtgcataaaaccacaacttatCAATTTCTCATTTCGGTTTGTGTGTAAGTGCATGTTCATAAATGCAGTTTAGAGGAGCAGGTGCCTGTCAGAGGatttttgtaatgattttgtATCATCTCCTGGCTGTAAGCTTCATACTTAACAGATATtagtgatattgatcttctcatctaactctctgcaagaaagcaagtaagtgtatttcccaaaatgttgaactattcctttaggTTGTTGTTCCTTTGGAGAACTATACATAGTGTTCACCAGGGAAAGACAAAGCTCAGCTTTCAATCTGTTTAGCCTTACTCGGCTGGCTTGCCAAGAGAGTAATAATAGTCAGAGCCATGCCAACTAAAGTCTTATCTGATTGACTAAAGCCTCTCAATCTATATTTATCTGCAGCTGGCAATGACACAAGGGAGCTTATAACAGCTTTCTTCAggtaaaaattttaaaaaaagcagtcATTTAATTGCAATTAGCAcctaaaatgtacattttgcaCGTTTCCATTTTCAAACAATAAGTGTATGTATAAGAAATATTCGAGTCCAGTTCATTCAGACATTGGATGACAGACAGCACGAGTCTGGTGACGTCAACATCAACACTCCCAGAAAGGACATTCAGAAGTTTCCATTCATAAGCATGTGTTGTTCATTTGTACACtcagtcatattttattttctagtATACTACCACGCCGTGTAGATTttcagaatgaatgaaaagttgAGGACAGCTGCCTTGAGTCCACTTGCAGTAACACTTTAGCATAGCTGCAGTAAACTGTACAGCAGTCTTCATGCAccattgtattgtattgaacAAATATCGCTTTCATGCAGCTATGTAACACCTGTTATCGGGTCTGTATACTATCACTTACTACCGCTTACACTTACTTACCCGTATGCCCTTCACCACCGTTATGTTCTCGTTCTCATCTGACTCAAATGAGACGCGGCGGGTACTGTTGTTCGCTCCCATTGTCACACCGCTGGCTGTCAAAGTGTCTAATATCTACATGTAATATGGGAGACTGACATCCACTTGTGTGTTATTTTGGGGTAGTTTACTTGCGTTAAAGCCAGGTGTAGTTGGCTAGGGCCCACAGACACAGAGAACTGCTTCGGCACGCCTTCACTTCCGTAGCATGATGTAAGTGAAGAAAGTGCGAGCTGATTGGACAGAAGCGTTATCCGTGCTAACATCAGAGTTTCCCATTGGTTATTGTTTGCAAGTGGCAGAGTGAGAGTGTGACAGCACTGCCTGTCTGACTTTCCCTAATTTCCTAGTTGATTGACACCTCTACTGTTCGCTGTTTGCTGTGTGGCTTTTGAAAAGCACCATCTAATATTCCATAGATTGAATCAGAACAGAATCTATTTTCTACTAAcctaataataaaatatttattgtgataagaaataaaatataggCTATAGGCTACTTTCAATGAAACATATGTAAtatcaaaatgattattttatattatactgtaaGGTTTTTTCAAACCAATGCAATATTTGGTCTAAGTTATGCGACTTTATACTGTTTTCCGCAGTGTATTCTGATTGTTTAAGTTGCAAACTTATTATACTTAGTTGCTGACTGTAACACATTTGTTTCACAACCCCTTTTCTCCttcaaaaatgctaaacatcTGAAAATGCATTGCTATTTTTGACACAAATAGCTTTatctaaataaaatagtttgaaTTTTACAAATTAGGATTTAAATTAAGCAATGCACCTAGTTTCAGTGTAGTGCTTGAGAGTATTAATAATCATTGCTATAACAGTTTGGTCTGTGCTCAAAAGTCCAGACGATCAGTACCCAACCCTTCAAGTTTCACTTGTTCTATACAAGTTTCTTATCTGGCTAATGGGGTTCACCATGTAATATATGATTACAGTTAATTAAAAGAAACCAGAATAGCATTGTTATTATTGGATGGCTACCACCAGAAATCCATTATTACAGCAATTTTGAGCTGTCGGGGGAATTACAAGGGGATCAAATATTTAACAACTGTTTAAGTTAGTTTTTGAGCTTGACGCAAACAACTTGATGATATCTTGTTTTAACAGTATTTATGTTGTTACTCATACTGAGCTGGCAAACAGAGAAGGAGACGAAAAAAGAACTGTGGCAAGAATGAGAGTGATGGAAAGATGGGGAGAGGAGGATAAATGTAATGGGTAAAATATGTGACCTGGTTGATGGAACAATATCTTCAAAttgttttgaaaaatgcagAATGGCAGAATGAGTTACCAAACCCATCAGGGAAAGCAGATACAACTTCTAAAATGGAATTAGAGCGGCAGAGAAGGGGCGGGAATAGATATGGAAATAGTGACTCATTTAATGGGCAAATTCAGCAGCCATATAGGTTGACTGGGAACCACTGCATCAGATCTGTCCAACATCCTGAGACTCATCACTCTCTTGTAGAATAGGATAGTTGAGAGTGTGATGATTTCTATGCCTTACTGCCATTACTTTCTCTTTCAcatatgcatttattttattttcggGTGTGTTTGATATTTAGCCAGGGGCAACACAAAATCATCCCTTTAGTCTAACTCTGGTTCATTTTTTCTGTGGACCATTGATCATTGTTTCTGACAAATCCTGACCTTTTGCATTACTTGATTCTTCAAATTTGTCACAAATTGTCCAAGCCAGTTCCACTGTAGTTCATCACTTATATCTATATCCTGCTGTCTTTCTCTGCCATCAATTGATGATTTTTCTGCCGAGCTCTCACCAGCACAATTTTCCATTCTCCATCAGTGACATGTCTAAACCACTTTTGAAGGGGTTATCTCTCACCATTCTAGTCTGTCCTCACTTTGTTTCAAATACCCTCTCAAACAGTCAGTACTCTATTTCCAGTGCAGGTCTGTGTTATCTGTATATCTGAGTATAAACTCTTGGGAATtaatacagcaacaacaaacattgttcagtttcattttccatGACAAGTGTCTTAGTA
This genomic window from Thunnus maccoyii chromosome 23, fThuMac1.1, whole genome shotgun sequence contains:
- the chchd3a gene encoding coiled-coil-helix-coiled-coil-helix domain containing 3a isoform X5, with product MGANNSTRRVSFESDENENITVVKGIRLSENVINRMREPASPSKHQHVPTPTPPPVAPTLTPSPLLRPVPPPFDPITSLPPPPPLVEPVAPSAPPPPVPSATETVAAPPPPPPQLPTEQPSVEPVSPAPVPEPVSPAPVHEPVVVPESSPVPPPPAAPAVDEEALRKKITNELYKGLERDRAKAEQELQAWLEAEKTRASAQAQAEAMSLVQDEVSKILSAERATAQDSLQQAVIRERISTEDERLRAQLYAKQLEAREADLQKQDAFYREQVARLEERSAQFYKVTTENYHKAADQVNAKFKRYEMYPVCADLQGQILACYKENVGKTLHCSNIAALYLQCVNNAKQNKLRTGG
- the chchd3a gene encoding coiled-coil-helix-coiled-coil-helix domain containing 3a isoform X3 → MGANNSTRRVSFESDENENITVVKGIRLSENVINRMREPASPSKHQHVPTPTPPPVAPTLTPSPLLRPVPPPFDPITSLPPPPPLVEPVAPSAPPPPVPSATETVAAPPPPPPQLPTEQVAAPTIIDMVLPASSPPAAANVVAAPAFEPVVATPPPATAAVELPSVEPVSPAPVPEPVSPAPVHEPVVVPESSPVPPPPAAPAVDEEALRKKITNELYKGLERDRAKAEQELQAWLEAEKTRASAQAQAEAMSLVQDEVSKILSAERATAQDSLQQAVIRERISTEDERLRAQLYAKQLEAREADLQKQDAFYREQVARLEERSAQFYKVTTENYHKAADQVNAKFKRYEMYPVCADLQGQILACYKENVGKTLHCSNIAALYLQCVNNAKQNKLRTGG
- the chchd3a gene encoding coiled-coil-helix-coiled-coil-helix domain containing 3a isoform X1 — protein: MGANNSTRRVSFESDENENITVVKGIRLSENVINRMREPASPSKHQHVPTPTPPPVAPTLTPSPLLRPVPPPFDPITSLPPPPPLVEPVAPSAPPPPVPSATETVAAPPPPPPQLPTEQVAAPTIIDMVLPASSPPAAANVVAAPAFEPVVATPPPATAAVELVTLPTSLPPPSAPIDPQIPAPCPAPAVVEAITMPAPPPLVIEPLSPPINQSIAPPSPVIEPIAPPPVIEPIAPPPVIEPIAPPPVIEPIAPPPVIESSAPPFVAEPMPPVLPVKIEPITSPPLPESEPLSSPPPVFESVTTLPAPLDLSGDTFSPQLAEPFAAPPLPEFTAPCEPVAPPPQPSVEPVSPAPVPEPVSPAPVHEPVVVPESSPVPPPPAAPAVDEEALRKKITNELYKGLERDRAKAEQELQAWLEAEKTRASAQAQAEAMSLVQDEVSKILSAERATAQDSLQQAVIRERISTEDERLRAQLYAKQLEAREADLQKQDAFYREQVARLEERSAQFYKVTTENYHKAADQVNAKFKRYEMYPVCADLQGQILACYKENVGKTLHCSNIAALYLQCVNNAKQNKLRTGG
- the chchd3a gene encoding coiled-coil-helix-coiled-coil-helix domain containing 3a isoform X4, translated to MGANNSTRRVSFESDENENITVVKGIRLSENVINRMREPASPSKHQHVPTPTPPPVAPTLTPSPLLRPVPPPFDPITSLPPPPPLVEPVAPSAPPPPVPSATETVAAPPPPPPQLPTEQLAEPFAAPPLPEFTAPCEPVAPPPQPSVEPVSPAPVPEPVSPAPVHEPVVVPESSPVPPPPAAPAVDEEALRKKITNELYKGLERDRAKAEQELQAWLEAEKTRASAQAQAEAMSLVQDEVSKILSAERATAQDSLQQAVIRERISTEDERLRAQLYAKQLEAREADLQKQDAFYREQVARLEERSAQFYKVTTENYHKAADQVNAKFKRYEMYPVCADLQGQILACYKENVGKTLHCSNIAALYLQCVNNAKQNKLRTGG
- the chchd3a gene encoding coiled-coil-helix-coiled-coil-helix domain containing 3a isoform X2, with product MGANNSTRRVSFESDENENITVVKGIRLSENVINRMREPASPSKHQHVPTPTPPPVAPTLTPSPLLRPVPPPFDPITSLPPPPPLVEPVAPSAPPPPVPSATETVAAPPPPPPQLPTEQVAAPTIIDMVLPASSPPAAANVVAAPAFEPVVATPPPATAAVELLAEPFAAPPLPEFTAPCEPVAPPPQPSVEPVSPAPVPEPVSPAPVHEPVVVPESSPVPPPPAAPAVDEEALRKKITNELYKGLERDRAKAEQELQAWLEAEKTRASAQAQAEAMSLVQDEVSKILSAERATAQDSLQQAVIRERISTEDERLRAQLYAKQLEAREADLQKQDAFYREQVARLEERSAQFYKVTTENYHKAADQVNAKFKRYEMYPVCADLQGQILACYKENVGKTLHCSNIAALYLQCVNNAKQNKLRTGG